The Streptomyces sp. DG1A-41 genomic sequence CCGGACGGTTCGGTACGGGCTCGGTGCCGCCGTGTTCGGCGTGGCGGCGACGGTGCTCGTCCTCACCGTGGTCATCCCGTCGTTCAACACCTCCGGGACCTACGACTACTGGAACAAGGTCAGCGACTCGGGCAGCCCCCTCGACGGCCTCGACACCAAGCTCCGCACCCTCGCCTGGCTGCTGATCCCCACCACCGGGCTGCTCGCCCTGCGTTCCCCGCTGATGCTGGTGGCCCTGCCGACGCTCGGCTGGCGCTTCCTGTCCGGAGACGATCACTACTGGGGCACCGACTGGCACTACAGCGCGGTCCTGATGCCGGTCGTCTTCCTCGCCCTCGCCGACGCCCTCACGACCGTGCGCCACAGTCCGCGCCCGTGGCTGAGCTCGTACGCCGCCCAGCTGCCGGCCGCCGTCGCCGCGGCGGGCCTGGCGCTGACCACCTCGCTGCCGCTGGCGCAGCTCACGGAGGCCGGGATCTACCGCAAGCCCGCCGCGGTGTCCGGCGTCGAACGGCTCCTGGAGCGGATCCCCGACGGCGCCACCGTCGAGGCCAACATCGGCCCGATCAGCCGCCTGACCTCGCGCTGCCGGGTCTTCTGGCTCGGCAACACCCGGGGCGTCACTCCGCAGTACGTCGCCCTGGAGAACGTCGACGGCGAGTACCGCGACCCCGTGGGCTACGCCCGGAAGCTGCACCCCGGCGCCGAGTACGCCATCGCGGGCAACGCCAACGGGTACGTGGTCCTGGAGCGGCTGACGGCGGGCTGATACCGGCACACCCTGTCGAGCACCGGGCCCGCCCCGGAGGCGCAAACCTCCGGGGGCGGGCCCGTCCTCCGCAACCCCCGTGTGCGGTGGTCTCTGGCCGGCTACTCGGTCGCGATCGCGTTCAGGACGTTCATCCGGCCCGCCCGGAACGCCGGGATGAGTGCCGCGAACAGACCCACGAACGCCGAGCCGATGAAGACGCCGATGATCGTCGGCCAGGGGATCTCCAGGGCTCCCAGGCCCTCCAGGGCGAGGAGCTGCTGTGCGGTGGCGCCCCAGCCCATGCCCAGTCCGAGGCCCAGCAGGGCGCCGAAGAGGGCGATGACGACCGACTCCATGCGGATCATGCGGCGCAGCTGACGGCGGGAGAGGCCGATCGCCCGCATCAGGCCGATCTCCCGGGTGCGCTCCACCACCGACAGGGCCAGGGTGTTCACCACGCCCAGGATGGCGACGATGATCGCCAGGGCCAGCAGGCCGTAGATCATGTTGAGCAGCTGGCCGATCTGGTCCTTCAGGGCCTCCTTGTAGTCGGTCTGGTCGCGCACGGTGTACTGCGGGTAGTCGTGCAGCGCCGACTTCAGGGACTTGTAGGCGGCGTCCTGCTGCCCGTCCTTGGCGCTGGCGAAGAGCAGCGAGTCCAGCGGCATCTTGTCGGCGGGGACGTACTTGGCCATCGTGGCGATGGACGTGTACATCGCGCCCGCGTCGATCACGACGTCACTGCTGGTGATCGCCCGGACCGTCAGGTCGGCCGTGGCGCCGTCCTTGAAGGCAACCTTGATCTTGGAGCCGAGGCTGATGCCGTGGTCCTCGGCGAACTTCTCGTGCACGGACATCGAGTCGGGCTCGTAGGCGTCCGGGAGCTTGCCGGCGACCGTCTCGGTGCGCAGGTCGGTCGCGTACGAGGGGTCGGCCGCCGTGATCGCCGTGCCCCCCAGCGTTTCGCCGTCGGGGGTGGTGAAGTCGGCCTTGGTCCACTTGTACTCGGTGACCCGCTCCACGGCCTGCGCCGACTTCGCGGCCTTGACCGCCTGCGGGGTGATCAGCTGGCCGCTGTCGGACTGGACGATGAAGTCCGTGCCGACGGTCTTGTCGAGCTGGTCGGTGGCGGACGCCACCATGGAGGAGCCGACCACGGACAGGCACGCCACCAGCGCGAGGCCGATCATCAGCGCGGCGCCCGTCGCGCCGGTGCGGCGCGGGTTGCGCAGGGCGTTGCGCTCGGCCATGCGGCCGACGGGGCCGAACATGCGCAGCAGGACGGCGCCGAGGACGCGGACCACACCGCCGGCGAGCAGCGGGCCGATGATGACGAAGCCGATCAGCGAGAGCACCACGCCGAGGCCGAGCCACAGCGAGCCCTCCTGTGCCTTGTCGGCCGCCGCCGCCAGGTACAGGCCGAAGACGCCGGCTCCGGTGAGGACCGTGCCGATCACCCCGCGGATCCAGCCGGCCTTGGCGTCCGCGGGGGCTCCCGCGTCGCGCAATGCGGCCATCGGGGAGATCTTGCCGGCGCGCCGGGCGGGCAGGTAGGCGGCCAGGACGGTGACGACCACGCCGAGGACGAGGCCGACCACCGGGGTCGTCCAGGCCACCGTCAGGTCGTCGGTGGACAGCTCCATGCCCATCTGGCCCATGAGCTTCATCAGGCCGACCGCGAGGCCGACGCCCGCGCCCACGCCGAGCACCGATCCGACGACGCCGAGCAGCAGCGCCTCGGCCAGCACGGAGCGGTTGACCTGCTTGCGGGAGGAGCCGATCGCCCGCATCAGGCCGATCTCGCGGGTGCGCTGGGCGACCAGCATGGAGAAGGTGTTGATGATCAGGAAGATGCCGACGAGGAAGGCGATACCGGCGAAGCCGAGCATCGCGTACTTCATGACGTTCATGAAGCCCTCGACGTCCTTCTGGTTGGCGTCGGCGGTCTCCTCGGCGGTCTTCACCTGGAAGCCGGTGCCCAGCTCCGCCGCGACGTTCTTCTTCAGCTGCGCGTCGCTGACGCCGGAGGCCGCGGTGACGTTGACGTTGGTGTAGACGCCCATCTCGCCGACCAGGGTCTGCTGGGCGGTCTTCGTGTCGAGGTAGAAGATCGCTGCGCCGGGGTTGGTGACGGTGAAGTCGGCGATGCCGGAGATCTTCGCGTGGTGGGTGCCGACGGCGCTGATCACGCCGATCTCGTCCCCGAGCTTCAGGTCGTGCTTGTCGGCGGTGTCGGCGTCGACCATGATCGCGTCGGGGCCCTTGGGCGCCGCACCGGAGGTGATCTTCATGGTGCGGGCTTC encodes the following:
- a CDS encoding DUF2079 domain-containing protein, producing the protein MPAPTLQAAEAHIPTPVAPPRGDRHPDRARRDPWILAAVLFAAYAAVSVSRFRHMTTLSWDLGIFEQVVRAYTHLRAPVSDLKGPGFNILGDHFSPVTALLAPAYRLFPSPVTLLVAQAALFALSAVPVTRAAARLLGRRRGLALGLAYGLSWGVQRAVDFDFHEICFAVPLIAFSLEALLADRRGAALCWALPLVLVKEDLGLTLAAIALVVAWRARGSSPRTVRYGLGAAVFGVAATVLVLTVVIPSFNTSGTYDYWNKVSDSGSPLDGLDTKLRTLAWLLIPTTGLLALRSPLMLVALPTLGWRFLSGDDHYWGTDWHYSAVLMPVVFLALADALTTVRHSPRPWLSSYAAQLPAAVAAAGLALTTSLPLAQLTEAGIYRKPAAVSGVERLLERIPDGATVEANIGPISRLTSRCRVFWLGNTRGVTPQYVALENVDGEYRDPVGYARKLHPGAEYAIAGNANGYVVLERLTAG
- a CDS encoding FtsX-like permease family protein, translated to MTVMKTSLRNFFAHKGRMALSAIAVLLSVGFVCGTLVFTDTMSTTFDKLFAATSSDVTVSAKGASDSGETTADNGKPPVMPASVLSEVRKADGVKSAEGTVFSTSVTVVDADKDNLSPSSGAPTIVGSWNASEARTMKITSGAAPKGPDAIMVDADTADKHDLKLGDEIGVISAVGTHHAKISGIADFTVTNPGAAIFYLDTKTAQQTLVGEMGVYTNVNVTAASGVSDAQLKKNVAAELGTGFQVKTAEETADANQKDVEGFMNVMKYAMLGFAGIAFLVGIFLIINTFSMLVAQRTREIGLMRAIGSSRKQVNRSVLAEALLLGVVGSVLGVGAGVGLAVGLMKLMGQMGMELSTDDLTVAWTTPVVGLVLGVVVTVLAAYLPARRAGKISPMAALRDAGAPADAKAGWIRGVIGTVLTGAGVFGLYLAAAADKAQEGSLWLGLGVVLSLIGFVIIGPLLAGGVVRVLGAVLLRMFGPVGRMAERNALRNPRRTGATGAALMIGLALVACLSVVGSSMVASATDQLDKTVGTDFIVQSDSGQLITPQAVKAAKSAQAVERVTEYKWTKADFTTPDGETLGGTAITAADPSYATDLRTETVAGKLPDAYEPDSMSVHEKFAEDHGISLGSKIKVAFKDGATADLTVRAITSSDVVIDAGAMYTSIATMAKYVPADKMPLDSLLFASAKDGQQDAAYKSLKSALHDYPQYTVRDQTDYKEALKDQIGQLLNMIYGLLALAIIVAILGVVNTLALSVVERTREIGLMRAIGLSRRQLRRMIRMESVVIALFGALLGLGLGMGWGATAQQLLALEGLGALEIPWPTIIGVFIGSAFVGLFAALIPAFRAGRMNVLNAIATE